In Elaeis guineensis isolate ETL-2024a chromosome 1, EG11, whole genome shotgun sequence, a genomic segment contains:
- the LOC105038093 gene encoding LOW QUALITY PROTEIN: probable splicing factor 3A subunit 1 (The sequence of the model RefSeq protein was modified relative to this genomic sequence to represent the inferred CDS: inserted 4 bases in 3 codons; deleted 2 bases in 1 codon), producing the protein MPDLAAPFRIPTWKVLEPPEAEQYTVRLPEGISGEELDIIQLTAQFVARYGKDFLTSLSDREANNPQFHFLRPTHSMFTFFTALTDAYSKVLKPPKGXMEKLRCSARDMTTVLERCLHRIEWERSQEQARRKAENEIEQERQQMAMIDWHDFVVVETIEFADDEDDELPMPMTLEEVIRRSKMSVLGEEAAMETVEPGKEVEMEMDEEEVQIVEEGMXAARLEDGGRDEKKGEAEAAVAPTDEPEPPMRIVKNWKRPEERIPAERDPTKFMISPITGELIPIGEMAEHMCISLIDPKYKEQKERMMAKIRETTLAADDEIARNIVGLARTRPNIFGTTEEEVSNAVKAEIEKKKDEQPKQVIWDGHSGSIGGTATQALSQSLSGEEQIDANSDDGRTLPGPAPPXMPGVPLVRPLPPPPPGLALNIPRFPPNVAPYTAPASGGMLPSAQRPGIIPITPSVRPAAPPMPMTSTQQPVMISRPSMPHAISVSPAIPIPAPPGSQFTPLVAPRPFVPMPMPPPNMPTVLPPPFPQGVPPPPPPEEGPPPLTDEPEPKRLRTDDVSLMPEDHFLTQHPGPARVSVSVPNVDEGNLKGQLLEITVQSLSETVGSLKEKIAGEIQLFANKQKLSTRAGFLKDNLTLAYYNIGSGETLSLALRERGGRKK; encoded by the exons TCGCTCGGTATGGGAAGGACTTCTTGACTAGTCTCTCGGACCGGGAGGCCAACAACCCGCAGTTCCACTTCCTGCGGCCCACACACAGCATGTTCACTTTCTTCACCGCACTCACCGACGCCTACTCGAAGGTGCTGAAGCCGCCCAAGG TGATGGAGAAGCTGCGGTGCAGCGCCCGTGACATGACCACAGTGCTCGAGCGGTGCCTGCATCGCATCGAGTGGGAGCGCTCGCAGGAGCAGGCGAGGCGTAAGGCCGAGAATGAGATCGAGCAGGAGAGGCAGCAGATGGCGATGATCGATTGGCATGATTTTGTCGTGGTGGAGACCATCGAGTTTGCAGATGACGAGGATGATGAGCTGCCGATGCCGATGACGCTGGAGGAGGTCATAAGAAGGAGCAAGATGTCAGTTTTGGGTGAAGAGGCAGCCATGGAAACAGTGGAACCAGGAAAGGAGGTGGAGATGGAGATGGACGAAGAGGAGGTCCAGATTGTGGAAGAAGGCA GGGCAGCAAGACTTGAAGATGGTGGCAGGGATGAGAAGAAGGGTGAAGCAGAGGCAGCAGTGGCGCCTACCGATGAACCAGAGCCTCCAATGAGGATAGTTAAGAACTGGAAGAGGCCCGAGGAGAGGATCCCCGCTGAAAGAGACCCGACCAAGTTTATGATCTCGCCGATCACCGGTGAGCTAATTCCGATCGGTGAGATGGCCGAGCATATGTGTATTTCTCTCATAGATCCCAAGTACAAGGAGCAGAAGGAGAGGATGATGGCAAAGATCCGGGAGACTACTCTTGCAGCAGATGATGAGATCGCTAGGAACATTGTGGGGCTTGCCCGAACCCGTCCTAATATTTTTGGGACAACAGAGGAAGAAGTCTCTAATGCAGTGAAGGCTGAAATTGAGAAGAAGAAAGACGAGCAGCCAAAGCAGGTGATTTGGGATGGGCACTCTGGTAGCATTGGGGGAACTGCAACTCAGGCTTTGTCTCAGAGTCTTTCTGGTGAGGAACAAATTGATGCTAACAGTGATGACGGGAGGACCCTTCCAGGCCCTGCTCCACC GATGCCTGGTGTACCATTAGTGCGGCCTCTCCCGCCCCCACCACCTGGATTAGCTCTGAATATTCCTCGTTTTCCTCCGAATGTGGCCCCTTACACTGCTCCTGCA AGTGGGGGAATGCTACCGTCAGCACAGAGGCCAGGAATTATACCAATAACTCCATCTGTGAGGCCTGCAGCTCCACCAATGCCTATGACTTCAACCCAGCAGCCTGTTATGATAAGCAGGCCTTCAATGCCCCACGCGATCTCAGTATCACCTGCTATTCCCATACCGGCACCACCTGGGTCGCAGTTCACTCCTTTGGTGGCTCCCCGACCATTTGTTCCTATGCCCATGCCACCTCCTAACATGCCAACTGTCCTGCCGCCTCCTTTCCCACAAGGAGTGCCACCTCCACCTCCTCCTGAGGAAGGTCCTCCACCGCTAACTGATGAGCCAGAGCcaaagaggctaaggactgaTGATGTTTCTCTCATGCCAGAGGATCATTTCCTGACTCAGCATCCT GGACCTGCTCGTGTTTCTGTATCTGTTCCTAATGTTGATGAAGGGAACTTGAAAGGCCAGCTTCTGGAGATCACAGTACAGTCCTTGTCTGAGACTGTTGGCAGTCTGAAagagaagattgctggagagattcAGCTTTTTGCTAATAAGCAGAAATTGAGCACCAGGGCAGGTTTTCTAAAGGACAACCTTACACTTGCTTATTACAACATTGGTTCTGGAGAAACATTATCTCTTGCTCTAAGGGAGCGTGGTGGCAGAAAGaaatga